The sequence ACTCGCCGCCTTCCGGCACCCGGACACGGACATGCCGGCGCCCGACGGTCTGGTCGTCGGATACGCCACGCCGCCCGAACACGCCTACGGCGCGGCGCTGGAGGCGCTGTGCGGGGTGCTCCCGCCGGGGTGAGGGTTCAGCGAACGGGGTCGACGCGCGGCCGGACCCGCCGCCCGCCCGCGACCCTCGTCATCAAGTCAGCATCGTCATAAGGGTGTTGAGTGAAAAAACAACAATCATCGGCCGTTCAGGAGAGCAGGAAGTCGGCCTCCCCCGCCTTGGCACCTTCGATGAAGGCGGTGATCTCGTCCGTGGTGTAGATCAGCGCCGGTCCGTCGGGGTCGGTCGACTGGCGTACGGCGACCCGGCCGTCGGCGAGCTTCATCGCCTCCAGGCAGTTGCCGCCGTTGCCACCGCTCCAGGGCTTGTGCCACCCTTCGCTGCCCAACTCCCGTGCGGGCATGCCGTTGTAGACACGACCGCGCGGCGTGATGCGATCCATTCACAGCTCCTTGCGGAGATCCCGGAGGATCTCCTTCGTGCGTTGTGCCGTGGCGGCCTGCGCCGCCATGCGGTCCATGACCTCCAGGTGGGTCGCCACCTCGGAGCGCGCGTCCAGGTAGACGGCGCCGGTCAGGTACTCGCTGTAGACCATGTCCGGCAGTTCCGCCATGGCGAATCGGAAGAGCACGAAGGGCCCGTACGTGCCCGGGTGCGGCCCGTTGGCGAACGGGGCGACCTGGAGCGTCACATGGGGCAGCTTCGTGGCCTCGAGCAACCTGTCGATCTGCGCGCGCATCACCTCCGGGCCGCCGACCGGGCGGCGCAGGGCGGCCTCGTCCATCACCGCCCAGAAACGGGGAGCATCGGGACGGGTGAGGAGTTCCTGACGTCTCATGCGCAGCGCGACATGGCGCTCGATGTCGTCGGGGCTCGTCTGGCCGATGGCGCCCGACTTCAGCACACCGCGCGCGTAGTCCTCGGTCTGCAGCAGGCCGGGGACGAAGTGCGGCTCGTAGGAACGGATGAGACTGGCCGCGCCCTCCAGGCTGACGTACATCGAGAACCAGCCCGGCAGGATGTCGTGGAACCGCTGCCACCAGCCGGGCCTGTTGGCCTCCTCGGCCAGTTGGACGAAGACCTCGGCCTCGTCGTCGGGAACTCCGTAGGCCTTCAGCAGCAGTTGCACGTACGGGATCTTGAGGGCGACCTCGGCCATTTCCATACGGCGGACGGTGGCGGGGGCGACGCGGAGC is a genomic window of Streptomyces griseochromogenes containing:
- a CDS encoding DUF397 domain-containing protein, with protein sequence MDRITPRGRVYNGMPARELGSEGWHKPWSGGNGGNCLEAMKLADGRVAVRQSTDPDGPALIYTTDEITAFIEGAKAGEADFLLS
- a CDS encoding helix-turn-helix domain-containing protein; amino-acid sequence: MSEPRSAPTVGQVVLGRRLLDLRERAGLKREEAAQVLRVAPATVRRMEMAEVALKIPYVQLLLKAYGVPDDEAEVFVQLAEEANRPGWWQRFHDILPGWFSMYVSLEGAASLIRSYEPHFVPGLLQTEDYARGVLKSGAIGQTSPDDIERHVALRMRRQELLTRPDAPRFWAVMDEAALRRPVGGPEVMRAQIDRLLEATKLPHVTLQVAPFANGPHPGTYGPFVLFRFAMAELPDMVYSEYLTGAVYLDARSEVATHLEVMDRMAAQAATAQRTKEILRDLRKEL